Proteins from a genomic interval of Vicinamibacteria bacterium:
- the nuoL gene encoding NADH-quinone oxidoreductase subunit L: MKFIYLIPLLPLLGFLVNLTLGRRLGGKAHGETAGHAHGGPSPIIGLVACGTVALAFLFSLYAVLEARGAPEHTLVETLWEWIPAVPATGVATPFRVDWAYQVDPLSSVMILVVTFVGFLIHVYSVGYMGHDPGYARFMSYLNLFMFAMLTLVLGANYLVLFVGWEGVGLCSYLLIGFWFEKQSASDAGKKAFIVNRIGDAGFLLGVFLIFVTFGSLDFRTVMAAAARLPVDQAWGGTLTVIGLCLFVGACGKSAQIPLYVWLPDAMEGPTPVSALIHAATMVTAGVYMVARSSTLYAHAPRALLVVALVGAATAVFAASIGLVQNDIKRVLAYSTVSQLGYMFLACGVGAFAAGIFHLMTHAFFKALLFLGSGSVIHALAGEQDLRKMGGLKDRLPVTHITMFIACLAIAGVPFLAGFFSKDEILYSAFKIGGYGRVVWAVGLLTAGMTAFYMFRLFYLTFHGTFRGSPEQASHAHESPFSMTIPLMVLAGGSILAGYLGMPAVTGLPNLLEGFLEPVLAPAHHALGEVFRAQEHGPGMEWVLMGASIAVALIGIFAGRSFYKVRPQIADGLAATFAGAHRLLTNKYYVDEIYGALFVRGVALGGGHALHGVDRYVVDGGDGEVRPGLGVNGIAWATRDIVAGFSDLWDRHVVDRLVNLTAAVLDNTSYLLRAVQDGLVQHYALSMLIGVFLLIAAGRFVLGLY, translated from the coding sequence ATGAAGTTCATCTACCTCATCCCCCTCCTGCCCCTCCTCGGTTTCTTGGTCAACCTCACCCTGGGCCGGCGCCTGGGCGGGAAAGCCCACGGAGAGACTGCCGGCCATGCCCATGGGGGCCCCTCGCCGATCATCGGCCTCGTGGCCTGCGGCACGGTGGCGCTCGCCTTCCTGTTCTCTCTCTACGCCGTCTTAGAGGCCCGGGGCGCCCCCGAGCACACGCTCGTGGAGACCCTCTGGGAGTGGATCCCCGCCGTTCCCGCCACCGGGGTCGCGACCCCCTTCCGGGTGGATTGGGCCTACCAGGTGGACCCCCTCTCCTCCGTCATGATCCTGGTCGTGACCTTCGTGGGCTTCCTTATCCACGTCTACTCGGTCGGCTACATGGGCCACGATCCCGGCTACGCCCGCTTCATGTCCTACCTGAACCTGTTCATGTTCGCGATGCTGACCCTGGTCCTGGGCGCGAATTACCTGGTTCTGTTCGTGGGCTGGGAGGGGGTCGGCCTTTGCTCGTACCTCCTGATCGGGTTCTGGTTCGAGAAGCAGAGCGCCTCCGATGCGGGCAAGAAGGCGTTCATCGTGAACCGCATCGGAGACGCGGGCTTTCTCCTCGGGGTGTTCCTGATCTTCGTCACTTTCGGGAGCCTGGACTTCCGGACCGTCATGGCCGCGGCCGCCCGCCTCCCTGTCGACCAGGCCTGGGGCGGGACCCTGACCGTGATCGGCCTCTGCCTGTTCGTGGGCGCCTGCGGCAAGAGCGCGCAGATCCCGCTCTACGTCTGGCTCCCCGACGCCATGGAGGGCCCCACCCCGGTGAGCGCCCTAATCCACGCCGCCACCATGGTGACGGCGGGGGTCTACATGGTCGCGCGGTCCTCGACCCTCTATGCCCACGCGCCCCGTGCCCTCCTGGTGGTGGCGTTGGTGGGGGCGGCGACCGCGGTCTTCGCGGCCTCCATCGGCCTGGTCCAGAACGACATCAAGCGGGTGCTGGCCTATTCCACGGTGAGCCAGCTCGGGTACATGTTCTTGGCCTGCGGGGTGGGCGCCTTCGCGGCTGGGATCTTCCACCTCATGACCCATGCCTTCTTCAAGGCGCTTCTCTTCCTGGGCTCGGGTTCGGTGATCCACGCCCTGGCCGGCGAACAGGACCTCCGGAAGATGGGCGGGCTCAAGGACCGGCTGCCCGTCACCCACATCACCATGTTCATCGCGTGCCTGGCCATCGCGGGGGTGCCCTTCCTGGCCGGGTTCTTTTCGAAGGACGAGATCCTGTATTCCGCCTTCAAGATCGGCGGCTACGGGCGGGTCGTCTGGGCGGTGGGCCTTCTGACCGCGGGGATGACGGCCTTCTATATGTTCCGCCTCTTCTACCTGACCTTCCACGGAACCTTCCGCGGGAGCCCCGAACAGGCCAGCCATGCGCACGAGTCGCCATTTTCGATGACGATCCCGCTCATGGTCCTGGCCGGAGGCTCGATTCTCGCCGGATACCTGGGCATGCCCGCGGTGACGGGTCTGCCCAACCTCCTCGAGGGCTTCCTGGAGCCCGTCTTAGCACCCGCCCACCATGCCCTGGGGGAGGTCTTCCGGGCGCAGGAGCACGGCCCGGGCATGGAATGGGTGCTGATGGGAGCGAGCATCGCCGTCGCCCTCATCGGAATTTTCGCCGGGCGCAGCTTTTACAAGGTTCGTCCCCAGATCGCGGATGGCCTGGCCGCCACCTTCGCCGGCGCCCACCGCCTGCTCACGAACAAGTACTACGTGGATGAGATCTACGGGGCCCTCTTCGTGCGCGGCGTGGCCCTGGGCGGCGGCCACGCGCTCCACGGCGTTGATCGCTACGTGGTGGACGGAGGGGACGGCGAGGTGCGCCCCGGCTTGGGCGTGAACGGGATCGCCTGGGCCACCCGCGACATCGTGGCCGGCTTCTCCGACCTCTGGGACCGGCATGTGGTGGACCGCCTCGTGAACCTGACCGCGGCCGTCCTCGACAACACGAGCTACCTCTTGCGGGCAGTTCAAGACGGCCTCGTACAGCACTACGCGTTGAGCATGCTCATCGGCGTCTTCCTCTTGATCGCGGCCGGCCGGTTCGTTCTCGGCCTCTACTAG